In Paracoccus liaowanqingii, one DNA window encodes the following:
- a CDS encoding SOS response-associated peptidase translates to MCNLYSATMPQEAMRRLFKGLTDNAGNLEPGRVYPDQWAPIIRNGEGGPELVKARWGMPSPRSVLKTERDPGVTNIRNLASPHWRRWLGQGHRCLVPLTSFSEPRGKGKGFQWFVPVEDGPIFFAGIETRGWTSVRKVNDGETTDDLFAFLTSPPNAEVGAIHPKAMPVILTKPEEWDAWLGGISAGELQRPLPDGALKLSDDPI, encoded by the coding sequence GTGTGTAATCTTTACAGTGCCACCATGCCTCAAGAGGCCATGCGCCGCCTGTTCAAGGGCCTGACGGACAATGCAGGCAATCTCGAACCAGGCAGGGTCTATCCTGACCAGTGGGCGCCAATCATCCGCAATGGCGAGGGTGGCCCCGAACTGGTGAAAGCGCGATGGGGCATGCCGTCGCCGCGAAGTGTTCTGAAGACCGAACGCGATCCGGGTGTCACCAATATCCGCAACTTGGCATCGCCGCATTGGCGCAGGTGGCTTGGCCAAGGGCATCGCTGCCTGGTGCCGCTGACCAGCTTTTCGGAGCCGAGGGGCAAGGGCAAAGGCTTCCAGTGGTTTGTGCCTGTAGAGGACGGGCCAATCTTCTTTGCGGGGATCGAGACCCGCGGTTGGACGTCGGTGCGAAAGGTGAACGACGGAGAGACCACGGACGATCTCTTCGCTTTCCTGACCAGTCCACCAAACGCGGAGGTGGGCGCCATCCATCCCAAAGCCATGCCGGTCATCCTGACGAAGCCGGAGGAATGGGACGCCTGGCTTGGTGGGATATCTGCCGGTGAGTTGCAGCGCCCCCTCCCGGATGGGGCATTGAAACTCAGCGACGATCCAATCTGA
- a CDS encoding ImuA family protein, with protein sequence MPDAVPRPTVAALRARIAHLEGAEMHAREVLPFGVDRLDRRMPQGGLARGCLHEVAGGGGGAVDGAAAACFAAGIAARLPGPVLWCVTQADLFAPGLEQAGLSPDRVIYVEAGNDTAVLACMEEGLRHGGLGAVVADVARLSMTASRRLHLAAKASGTTGIALRRWRRQADASDFGQPTAAMTRWRVSVLPSAPLPVPGVGRPRWLIELIRARAGESFDLELEGCDGTGHLGLPADVADRPAAAAGRQHALG encoded by the coding sequence ATGCCCGATGCCGTTCCCCGCCCCACCGTCGCCGCCCTGCGCGCGCGCATCGCCCATCTCGAGGGCGCGGAGATGCATGCGCGCGAGGTGCTGCCCTTCGGCGTCGACAGGCTCGACCGGCGGATGCCGCAGGGCGGGCTGGCGAGGGGGTGTCTGCACGAGGTGGCGGGCGGTGGCGGCGGGGCGGTAGATGGGGCCGCAGCGGCATGCTTCGCCGCCGGTATTGCCGCCCGGCTGCCCGGGCCGGTGCTGTGGTGCGTGACCCAAGCCGATCTCTTCGCCCCGGGGCTGGAGCAGGCGGGCCTTTCGCCCGACCGAGTGATCTATGTCGAGGCGGGTAACGACACCGCGGTGCTGGCCTGCATGGAGGAAGGGCTGCGGCATGGCGGCCTGGGCGCGGTGGTGGCGGATGTAGCACGGCTGTCGATGACCGCCTCGCGCCGGCTGCATCTGGCGGCCAAGGCCTCGGGCACCACCGGCATCGCGCTCCGGCGCTGGCGGCGGCAGGCGGATGCCAGCGATTTCGGGCAGCCCACGGCGGCGATGACCCGCTGGCGGGTCTCGGTGCTGCCCTCGGCCCCCCTGCCCGTCCCGGGCGTCGGCCGGCCGCGCTGGCTGATCGAGCTGATCCGGGCGCGGGCCGGCGAGTCCTTCGATCTCGAACTGGAGGGTTGTGATGGCACGGGTCATCTCGGTCTGCCTGCCGATGTGGCCGATCGACCGGCGGCAGCGGCAGGCAGACAGCACGCCCTCGGCTGA
- the repC gene encoding plasmid replication protein RepC, protein MDYTPLSPFMRPISHANLRVVERTEATVPDRPINKWELLRELSKAQTAFGLTERDLTVLQGLLSFFPHDALGGNAEMIVFPANKTICERLNGMPCSTMRRHLSRLIESGMVARRDSPNGKRYARKHGDERCAFGFDLSPLFRRAEEIARAADAVRNAESGVKRLRVIVSLMRRDLAALAEFGQEVRPDLDLWRQLHDTAVVVAKALRRKLSAEVLGEFRTKLEALLDHARSIIDGPGTEDLNSNAAQIEQHHHSSNKESIDSEHSLEDPAQCNDARNEQVIVLDDRIDQREMQQMPNIPLHLVTAACPSLGVFYQGEVRHWHQLFNAACHMRPAMGISLSAWEEAQRCMGPEQASIVMVAMLERFAEIRSPGGYLRALTAKAASGEFSCGPMVMALIGKRNVA, encoded by the coding sequence ATGGATTACACGCCACTTTCACCGTTTATGCGGCCAATTTCGCATGCCAACCTGCGCGTGGTCGAAAGGACGGAAGCCACCGTCCCGGACAGGCCGATAAACAAATGGGAGCTTCTGCGCGAGCTGTCCAAAGCTCAGACCGCCTTTGGCCTCACGGAACGCGATTTGACAGTTCTGCAGGGGCTTCTCAGCTTCTTTCCGCATGATGCGCTTGGCGGAAACGCGGAGATGATCGTTTTTCCGGCCAATAAGACCATCTGTGAACGGCTGAACGGCATGCCCTGCTCGACGATGCGCCGCCATCTTTCCCGGCTGATCGAATCTGGCATGGTGGCAAGGCGCGACAGCCCGAACGGGAAACGTTACGCCCGTAAGCATGGTGACGAGCGCTGTGCCTTCGGCTTCGACCTCTCCCCGCTCTTTCGTCGCGCTGAAGAAATTGCGCGCGCGGCTGACGCGGTACGCAATGCTGAAAGCGGCGTCAAACGCTTGCGGGTGATTGTAAGCCTCATGCGCCGCGATCTGGCGGCCCTGGCAGAGTTCGGCCAAGAGGTGAGGCCTGATCTTGATCTGTGGCGGCAACTGCATGACACGGCCGTGGTGGTGGCCAAAGCCCTCCGCCGCAAACTCTCAGCTGAGGTTTTGGGCGAGTTCCGCACTAAGCTTGAGGCATTGCTCGACCACGCAAGGAGCATCATTGACGGCCCTGGAACAGAGGATCTGAACAGCAATGCTGCCCAAATTGAGCAGCACCATCATAGTTCAAATAAAGAATCTATTGATTCTGAACATAGCTTAGAAGATCCCGCGCAATGCAACGATGCACGAAATGAGCAGGTTATCGTGCTTGATGACAGAATTGACCAGCGAGAGATGCAGCAGATGCCGAATATCCCGCTTCATCTGGTCACTGCCGCCTGCCCCTCGCTTGGTGTGTTTTACCAAGGCGAGGTCAGGCACTGGCATCAGCTTTTCAATGCTGCCTGTCATATGCGACCTGCGATGGGCATCAGCCTGTCAGCTTGGGAAGAGGCTCAGCGTTGCATGGGACCGGAACAGGCATCGATTGTCATGGTGGCAATGCTAGAGCGTTTTGCAGAGATCAGGTCGCCGGGTGGGTATCTGCGTGCACTCACAGCGAAGGCCGCGTCAGGCGAGTTTTCTTGCGGGCCGATGGTGATGGCGCTGATTGGAAAGCGAAATGTGGCTTAA